In one Mycobacterium heckeshornense genomic region, the following are encoded:
- a CDS encoding ferrochelatase, giving the protein MRFDAVLLLSFGGPEGPDQVRPFLENVTRGRDVPRQRLDEVAEHYLHFGGISPINAINRALVAELRAELADRGLRLPVYFGNRNWEPYVEDAVVAMRDDEIRCAAVFTTSAWSGYSSCTQYVEDIARARAAAGPDAPELVKLRPYFDHPLFVEMFAEAVRNAADTVCAGARLVFTAHSIPVAADERCGPHLYSRQVAYAARLVADAVDYCDYDLVWQSRSGPPQIPWLEPDVADHLTTLADAGVKAVIICPIGFVADHIEVVWDLDHELRGQAEAAGMAFARAGTPNADRRFARLAVDLIDEMRYGRAPQRVSGPDPVPGCGASVNGAPCRPPHCVAACPPAVNPATPTAGSR; this is encoded by the coding sequence ATGCGGTTTGACGCCGTCCTGCTGCTGTCCTTCGGCGGACCGGAGGGACCCGACCAGGTACGGCCGTTTCTGGAAAACGTCACCCGCGGACGCGACGTGCCGCGGCAGCGTCTCGACGAGGTCGCCGAGCACTATCTGCATTTCGGCGGGATCTCGCCGATCAACGCCATCAACCGGGCGTTGGTGGCCGAACTGCGAGCCGAACTTGCCGACCGTGGTCTGCGGCTGCCGGTGTATTTCGGTAACCGTAATTGGGAACCTTATGTCGAGGATGCGGTTGTTGCGATGCGCGACGACGAGATTCGCTGCGCAGCAGTGTTCACCACGTCGGCGTGGAGCGGGTATTCCAGCTGCACCCAATACGTGGAAGACATCGCTCGGGCCCGGGCAGCAGCGGGGCCGGACGCACCCGAGCTGGTCAAGCTCCGGCCGTATTTCGACCACCCGCTGTTCGTCGAGATGTTCGCCGAGGCAGTCCGTAACGCCGCCGACACGGTGTGCGCCGGTGCACGGCTGGTGTTTACCGCACACTCGATTCCGGTGGCCGCTGATGAGCGCTGCGGACCGCACCTTTACAGCCGTCAAGTCGCTTATGCTGCAAGGCTAGTTGCAGATGCTGTCGACTACTGCGATTACGATCTGGTATGGCAGTCCCGATCGGGTCCACCCCAAATCCCTTGGCTGGAACCCGATGTCGCCGATCATCTCACCACTCTTGCTGACGCGGGCGTGAAAGCTGTCATCATCTGCCCCATCGGATTCGTCGCCGACCATATCGAGGTGGTGTGGGATCTCGACCACGAACTGCGGGGGCAGGCCGAGGCGGCAGGCATGGCGTTCGCGCGGGCCGGCACCCCCAACGCCGATCGGCGATTTGCGCGGCTAGCGGTCGATCTGATCGACGAAATGCGCTATGGCCGTGCACCGCAGCGGGTCAGCGGACCCGACCCGGTGCCCGGCTGCGGGGCCAGCGTCAACGGCGCGCCATGCCGACCGCCGCACTGCGTCGCCGCATGCCCGCCGGCCGTCAACCCCGCCACGCCGACCGCAGGATCGCGCTGA
- the fabG1 gene encoding 3-oxoacyl-ACP reductase FabG1, which yields MTDTATETTHPGKPPFVPRSVLVTGGNRGIGLAIARRLHADGHKVAVTHRGSGAPEGLFGVECDVTDNDAVDRAFKAVEEHQGPVEVLVANAGLAADAFLIRMTEEKFVKVIDANLTGAFRVAQRASRSMQRKRFGRMIFIGSVSGTWGIGNQANYAASKAGLIGMARSIARELSKANVTANVVAPGYIDTDMTRALDERIQAGALEFIPAKRIGTADEVAGVVSFLASEDASYISGAVIPVDGGMGMGH from the coding sequence GTGACTGACACAGCCACCGAAACCACCCACCCGGGCAAGCCGCCCTTTGTCCCCCGGTCGGTGCTGGTCACGGGCGGAAACCGGGGGATAGGACTCGCGATCGCGCGCCGGCTGCACGCCGACGGCCACAAGGTGGCCGTCACGCACCGCGGCTCCGGGGCGCCCGAGGGGCTGTTCGGCGTCGAGTGCGACGTCACCGACAACGATGCCGTCGACCGCGCCTTCAAAGCGGTCGAGGAACACCAGGGACCGGTCGAGGTGCTGGTGGCCAACGCCGGTCTCGCCGCGGACGCGTTTCTCATTCGGATGACCGAGGAGAAGTTCGTCAAGGTCATCGACGCTAACCTCACCGGGGCGTTCCGGGTGGCTCAGCGGGCATCGCGCAGCATGCAGCGAAAGCGGTTCGGCCGAATGATCTTCATCGGTTCGGTCTCCGGCACCTGGGGCATCGGCAACCAAGCCAATTACGCCGCCTCCAAGGCCGGTCTGATCGGCATGGCCCGCTCCATTGCCCGGGAGCTGTCGAAGGCCAATGTGACCGCGAACGTGGTGGCCCCCGGCTACATTGACACCGATATGACCCGCGCGCTGGATGAGCGGATTCAAGCGGGGGCCCTGGAGTTCATCCCGGCGAAGCGCATCGGCACGGCCGACGAAGTCGCCGGCGTCGTCAGCTTCCTGGCCTCCGAGGACGCCAGTTACATTTCCGGCGCGGTGATTCCCGTGGACGGCGGGATGGGAATGGGTCACTGA
- the inhA gene encoding NADH-dependent enoyl-ACP reductase InhA encodes MAGLLEGKRILVTGIITDASIAFHIARVAQEQGAQLVCTGFDRLRLIDRILDRLPQKPPLLELDVQNNEHLETLADRVVQVIGEDNRLDGVVHSIGFMPPSGMGINPFFDAPFEDVAKGIHISAYSYASLAKALLPIMNRGGAIVGMDFDPSRAMPAYNWMTVAKSALESVNRFVAREAGQHGVRSNLVAAGPIRTLAMSAIVGGALGEEASKHMELLEQGWDQRAPIGWDMKDATPVAKTVCAVLSDWLPATTGDIIYADGGAHTQLL; translated from the coding sequence ATGGCAGGACTGCTGGAAGGCAAACGGATCCTGGTCACCGGGATCATCACCGACGCGTCGATCGCGTTCCACATCGCCCGCGTCGCGCAGGAACAGGGCGCACAGCTGGTCTGCACCGGGTTTGACCGGCTGCGGCTGATCGACCGCATCCTCGACCGGCTGCCGCAGAAGCCGCCGCTGCTGGAACTTGACGTGCAAAACAACGAGCACCTCGAAACGCTGGCCGACCGAGTGGTCCAGGTCATCGGGGAGGACAACAGGCTCGACGGCGTGGTGCACTCGATCGGCTTTATGCCACCCAGCGGGATGGGCATCAACCCGTTCTTCGACGCGCCGTTCGAGGACGTCGCCAAGGGTATTCACATTTCGGCGTACTCGTACGCTTCGCTGGCGAAAGCGTTGTTGCCGATCATGAATCGCGGTGGAGCGATCGTCGGCATGGACTTCGACCCGTCCCGGGCGATGCCGGCGTACAACTGGATGACGGTGGCCAAAAGTGCGCTCGAATCAGTGAACCGGTTTGTCGCGCGCGAGGCCGGCCAACACGGTGTGCGGTCCAATCTTGTTGCTGCCGGGCCTATTCGGACACTGGCGATGAGCGCGATCGTCGGTGGCGCACTCGGGGAGGAAGCCAGCAAACACATGGAACTGCTCGAACAGGGATGGGACCAGCGCGCCCCGATCGGTTGGGACATGAAGGACGCCACACCGGTCGCCAAAACGGTGTGCGCGGTCCTGTCGGACTGGCTGCCGGCCACCACGGGGGACATCATCTATGCCGATGGTGGCGCGCATACCCAGTTGCTCTGA